The DNA sequence CACGTGCAGCGGTCCATGAGGGTCGTCCATCTCCTCGACGTGCTCCGGATGAGCCTTCGCCTCCCAGACTTGGAAGCCGATGTAGCCGAGGAACACGAGGAAGAGGATCAGCGGATCGAGCGGGAAGTTCAACCTGCCATCGATGGTCAGGACGCCGAGGAGGACCATCGTGCCGAGCATGATCCAGAGCTCCGGCAAGAGGACTTTGAGACTCAAGGCTGCCATGGAGGCGATAAGGGCGGCGAGCCCGATGATCAACCCGATATCGACGATGTTGCTGCCGACGACGTTGCCGATGGCGATGTCGCTGGCGTTCGTCGTCGTGCCGCCCAAGATCGTGAAGAGCGAGACCATCAGTTCGGGAAGCGTAGTTCCCGCGCTGACGATGGTGGAACCGACGATCACGGGGCTGATCCCGAGACGGCGGGCAAGCGACGACGCCCCTCCGACGAGCCAGTTCGCGCCGTACTCGAGCAGAACGACTCCGATGGCGAGGAGGATGGCGGCGTGCAGGAATGACGATGCGTCGAGCAAACTGAGGACGGACGCCATGCGGTGAACCTCCCACTCGTACCGCACATGCAAGACGCAGAAGCGACTGTGACCTGTGCGCTACGGGGGTTGCCACCCCGGTTTGATGGCGGGTGCCATCCGTCCTGAACCGCTAGACGATAGCGCCGAAACGGTCCGTTTGACGAATGGGAATCATCCGTCAGCTGCGCCTCGCTGTCAATAGGTTGTCTGGAGGGAAGGGCTGCGTGCTACCGAGAACCTGGTACGGGCTGGTGCAGCGCCGCCGCGCCTGCGACGCGCTCGTAGAAGGCGTTCATCCGAGCGCCGATAGCGACCCAGCCGTACCGTTGCTCGACTCGTGCCCTGGCGGCGATTCCCAGGGCTCTCCGGGCGTCGTGGTCGCGGATCAGCCGAATGACCTGCTCCGCGAACTCGTAGGGAGAATCCGCCACCACGAGGTCCCTACCGGGAACGACGTCAAGTCCCTCGCACCCGATCGACGTGGAAACAATCGCCTTGCCCATGCCCATCGCCTCGAGGATCTTGAGCCGACTTCCGCCGCCGATCCGCAGAGGAACGACGTAGACCGTGCCACGTCGAAGGTACGGATGTATCTCTGGGACGCGTCCGACGATCTCGATTCCATCGATCCCGTCGAACGCGCGCATCGCGTCGGTCGGCTCCTTTCCGACGGCGAGGAATCTTGACTCCGGCAGACCGGTTCGTATCCGGCTCCAGACCGCTTGGCAGAAGTAGGCGACTGCGTCGGCGTTGGGAAGCCAGTCGTAGCTGCCGGTGTAGATGCAGGTCGCGGCCTCCTCTTGTGATGAGTCCGGGGTATAGCCGTCCAGGTCGACACCGTTGTCGATGGTCTCGATGGGGGTCGAGGCGACCAGTTTCCCGAACAGTTCCGCGTCGCGACTCGACGCCACGGAGATTCCATTCACGGCGGAACCGATGCGCTCCTCCGCCGCCCGGAAGACGTTCGCCTGCCAGCGGAACGCCCATCGTCGCCACGCCGTCGGTTGATGGTCAGCCGCCCGACGCCATACGTCGGAGTCGACATTCTGCGTCGAGAGCACGACTGCCGCCCGGCTCATCTGGCGGACGAGCGGCAGCAGGTGTGCGCAATGGATCATCTCCAAGTGGACGACGTCGTACGTGCTGCCAGCGAGCTCGGACACCACGGCTGCCCGCAGCTCCGGCAGGTCGTACTTCGCGGCGGTGAGTGGAGTTCGGGCGGTCATCGCCCGGAGGACGGACCGAGCCGTCAACGACGGGACGCGCACCGGGTTCTGGGGAACGAGCACGACGCGCAGACTGTCCGACGACAGGTCGGCTACGGCTTCCCGGTCGGTGACTTCGGTCTCGAGGGCGACCAGGGTGATGTCGAACGAGCCGGCTGCCTGGCGAAGCAGGTTCAGAACGCGGATCTTGCCGCCGTCCGTCGGCGGAAACGGCAGACTGAGCGATACGACGAGCAGCCGCATCGCTAGAACTCGGCGATCAGCGACACGCGGTTGGTGGGACCCAGGTCGCCATAGGACACGAAAGCATAGTCGAGAACGAATCCGGCGTACCGGACGCCGAAGCCGCCGGTCAGCCCGGTCGAACTGCCGAGCTCGTTGCCGCCGATCTCGTACCTGTAGCCGCCGCGAACGGTGAGAGCGTTGACGATATCGTAGGCGATTCCGATCCCGATCCGAGCGTCGTTGTCCGCAGGCTTGCTGACATCGACCGCGATGGTCGCCTGGTCGTCGGCAACCCGGTACCCTAGTCCCGTCCGCACGGTCGTCGGCAGCGAAAAGCTCTCGGCATCGAACGCCAGCGAGGTCCCGATGTGCTGGATGGCGGCTCCCAGCGACAGTGAGGTTTCTGGCACGTCGTACGAGACACCTAGGTCCACGGCTCCGCCCTGCGCGCTTGCATCGTCGATCTGCTGCCGCAGGTACTTCGCATTGGCGCCGACCGATACGCCCTCG is a window from the Candidatus Poribacteria bacterium genome containing:
- a CDS encoding calcium/sodium antiporter, giving the protein MASVLSLLDASSFLHAAILLAIGVVLLEYGANWLVGGASSLARRLGISPVIVGSTIVSAGTTLPELMVSLFTILGGTTTNASDIAIGNVVGSNIVDIGLIIGLAALIASMAALSLKVLLPELWIMLGTMVLLGVLTIDGRLNFPLDPLILFLVFLGYIGFQVWEAKAHPEHVEEMDDPHGPLHVPLLIVGGIVCLAFGARSLVNGAVFCAQQWGVPELVIGLTIVAIGTSLPELATNVTAALKGESSLGVGDVVGANILNIAFNLGIVGLLAGAAREITVASEFFARDYWWMLGFGVLLTAFLWAGKRVPRWGGAVMGILYIVYAITLFV
- a CDS encoding glycosyltransferase is translated as MRLLVVSLSLPFPPTDGGKIRVLNLLRQAAGSFDITLVALETEVTDREAVADLSSDSLRVVLVPQNPVRVPSLTARSVLRAMTARTPLTAAKYDLPELRAAVVSELAGSTYDVVHLEMIHCAHLLPLVRQMSRAAVVLSTQNVDSDVWRRAADHQPTAWRRWAFRWQANVFRAAEERIGSAVNGISVASSRDAELFGKLVASTPIETIDNGVDLDGYTPDSSQEEAATCIYTGSYDWLPNADAVAYFCQAVWSRIRTGLPESRFLAVGKEPTDAMRAFDGIDGIEIVGRVPEIHPYLRRGTVYVVPLRIGGGSRLKILEAMGMGKAIVSTSIGCEGLDVVPGRDLVVADSPYEFAEQVIRLIRDHDARRALGIAARARVEQRYGWVAIGARMNAFYERVAGAAALHQPVPGSR